The Anaerolineae bacterium sequence TTCGCAAACAGGTCTTCTTTTGAAGCCAGCACTTCCTGCCAGCCGTCAAGCTGGCCAAGGATGCTGCTTGCTTCCAGCCATTTGCCAATCAGCGTCCGCGGAGAACCTTTTTCCATTTTGCTGTACGACTGGCGAGTTAAGCCCAGCCTTTGTGCAAACAGTTCCTGGCTTTCATTACGAGCCAAGCGCGCCTCTCTTAACCTTTCGCCAAGCTGCTGCAACAAGGATTCAACACTATTACCATTGTTAATCATATTTAACCTTATAGCATAATAATACTTACTAAGTAAAGTATTATTTACCGAGTAATTATTTCTCGTATCTTTTCCATTACGTTTAAGGTTGGATAAATTCGTAAAAAGTCGTCACTCCGGTGAAAACAATGCCTTCAAAGAGGAAAATAAGAATAGAAAAAGAAGTTAATCTATCATTGCCCGCTTAACTGGGCGTCTATTTTTATTTGACCACTTCAACTATCCATATGAGCCAAAATATTCATTCCAAATAATGTCACAGGTTTTTTAGGGTTGCTGCCACACATTCAGAACGCTGAGTAAAATTGATAGGGGTTTTCTATACAGTTTACCAACTTAACAATATCATGTAAAATGTTAAGCAATCTTGAATAACGCGCA is a genomic window containing:
- a CDS encoding helix-turn-helix domain-containing protein → MINNGNSVESLLQQLGERLREARLARNESQELFAQRLGLTRQSYSKMEKGSPRTLIGKWLEASSILGQLDGWQEVLASKEDLFAKFKRKTSKRQRAGGSRKRKR